A section of the Virgibacillus sp. NKC19-3 genome encodes:
- a CDS encoding M15 family metallopeptidase — MKGIRKILLPWMIIILFVTTLFLLYNRIEDNDIDMDEDASLPTELHPIVEEKKNELLEQAAEIDIDVVITEEIRSIDRQNELYEQGRSTSGNIVTNARGGQSYHNYGLAIDYALRDDNGELIWDIHYDGNDNGKSDWFEVADLAKELGFDWGGDWESFKDYPHLQMDFGLRIDQLQRGMRPDPDGSQNEAGQ, encoded by the coding sequence ATGAAAGGCATTCGAAAAATACTCCTCCCTTGGATGATTATAATTCTATTTGTAACTACTCTATTCCTATTATATAACCGAATAGAAGATAACGATATAGACATGGATGAGGATGCATCCCTCCCAACTGAACTGCATCCAATTGTAGAAGAAAAGAAAAACGAATTGCTAGAGCAAGCAGCTGAAATAGATATTGATGTTGTTATTACAGAGGAAATACGCTCGATCGATAGACAAAATGAGCTTTATGAGCAAGGAAGATCAACAAGCGGTAATATTGTTACAAATGCAAGGGGCGGCCAGTCATATCATAATTATGGACTAGCTATCGATTATGCACTCCGTGATGATAATGGGGAGCTGATCTGGGATATTCACTATGATGGAAATGATAATGGAAAATCTGACTGGTTTGAAGTCGCTGACCTTGCAAAAGAATTAGGATTTGACTGGGGTGGAGACTGGGAGAGCTTTAAAGATTACCCCCACCTGCAAATGGATTTCGGATTACGTATTGACCAACTGCAAAGAGGAATGCGACCAGATCCTGACGGTAGCCAAAATGAGGCAGGCCAGTAG
- a CDS encoding Gfo/Idh/MocA family protein — translation MKFSTIGTSWITETFIAAAHRTGKATLTSVYSRSAEKARAFAEKNGAKSWYTDMNAMLEEETDYIYIASPNSIHVAHVLNCLAYKKHIFCEKPMVYTKQQLDEIKTQAKKQGVFIFEGYRHLFSPNYKTLKNTLPKLGQVRSVLLQYIQYSSRYDAYKEGSVPNVFSKEFAGGALMDLGVYPLSMAIDLFGKPTNVDYFPVFLSNGIDGSGTLMVTYEDFNVTIMCSKIAQGMIPSEIHGENGTLTMDHLAPIQSLKLYDLTSKETRELAQSQYDLDMVYEIEAFVKMVETNDSVYHDWLLERSGHVADELEKARKSQGILFPGDSNLA, via the coding sequence TTGAAATTTTCTACAATTGGAACAAGCTGGATAACAGAAACGTTCATTGCAGCTGCTCATCGAACAGGGAAAGCAACGCTTACATCTGTATATTCACGTTCAGCTGAAAAAGCTAGAGCATTTGCTGAGAAAAATGGGGCGAAAAGCTGGTATACGGACATGAATGCAATGCTAGAAGAAGAAACGGATTATATTTATATTGCTTCACCAAATAGCATACATGTGGCGCATGTATTAAATTGTCTGGCATATAAAAAGCATATTTTCTGTGAGAAGCCGATGGTATATACAAAGCAACAATTAGATGAAATAAAGACGCAAGCAAAAAAGCAAGGGGTATTTATTTTTGAAGGATATAGACACTTATTTTCTCCTAATTATAAAACGCTAAAAAATACATTACCAAAATTAGGACAGGTTCGTAGTGTATTGTTGCAGTACATACAGTATTCCTCGCGCTATGATGCTTACAAGGAGGGGAGCGTTCCAAATGTATTTTCTAAGGAGTTTGCGGGTGGGGCATTAATGGATCTGGGAGTCTATCCGTTAAGTATGGCAATCGATTTGTTCGGGAAACCAACGAACGTTGATTATTTCCCTGTGTTTCTATCAAATGGGATTGATGGAAGTGGGACATTAATGGTCACGTATGAGGATTTCAATGTAACCATTATGTGTTCGAAAATCGCTCAAGGTATGATCCCTTCCGAAATTCATGGAGAGAATGGGACACTGACCATGGATCATCTTGCTCCAATTCAATCGTTGAAGTTGTATGATCTAACATCGAAGGAAACCCGTGAGCTTGCACAGTCCCAATATGATTTGGACATGGTGTATGAGATTGAAGCGTTTGTGAAAATGGTGGAAACGAATGATAGTGTGTATCATGATTGGTTATTGGAAAGAAGCGGCCATGTCGCAGATGAACTGGAGAAGGCTAGAAAGAGCCAAGGGATTTTATTTCCAGGAGATTCGAACTTAGCTTAG
- the uxaC gene encoding glucuronate isomerase, translating to MKTFITDDFLLYNETAKELYHNTAKHLPIIDYHNHLNHEEILQDKHYHNLSEIWLAGDHYKWRAMRANGTDEAYITGDKSDYEKFLAWAKTVPNTFGNPLYHWTHLELLRYFDIDVVFNEDTAPAIWEEANRKLRAPERSVRSMLKKDNVEFVGTTDDPTDDLANHIQLAAEGFSPKVSPSFRPDKGLGIEKDDFLPWVEKLGKVTNAEIETYDAFLGALAKRVDYFDKHGCRSSDHGINVLYYEKASKAEVASIFAKRLKGEELPTKEVDQFKTYTLLTLGELYADKGWAMQLHISPLRNNNTKMFKKLGADSGFDSINDPQIAEKLAALLDALEERDKLPKTILYSLNANDYDVLAAMAGNYQNAEIPGKVQFGTAWWFNDTIDGMENQMKTLANIGLIRHFIGMLTDSRSFLSFSRHEYFRRILCNLLGSWVEEGKVPKDMGLLEKYVRGICYENAKRYFSL from the coding sequence ATGAAAACATTTATTACCGACGATTTTTTATTGTATAATGAAACAGCAAAAGAACTCTATCATAATACAGCAAAGCATTTACCAATCATCGATTATCATAATCACTTAAACCATGAAGAAATTCTGCAAGATAAACATTACCATAATTTGTCCGAAATCTGGCTGGCTGGAGATCATTATAAATGGAGAGCGATGCGTGCAAACGGTACGGATGAAGCTTATATAACCGGGGATAAAAGTGATTATGAGAAATTTCTGGCATGGGCTAAAACAGTGCCAAATACATTTGGTAACCCACTGTATCACTGGACGCACCTGGAACTATTGCGTTATTTTGATATAGATGTTGTATTTAATGAAGATACTGCACCAGCCATTTGGGAGGAAGCAAACCGAAAGCTTCGTGCACCAGAACGTTCCGTAAGATCTATGCTTAAAAAAGATAATGTGGAGTTTGTCGGAACAACAGACGATCCAACAGATGACCTCGCAAACCACATCCAATTAGCAGCGGAAGGGTTTTCGCCTAAAGTATCACCATCTTTCCGTCCGGATAAAGGGTTGGGCATTGAAAAAGACGACTTCCTTCCATGGGTAGAAAAACTAGGAAAGGTTACCAATGCGGAGATTGAAACCTATGATGCTTTTCTTGGTGCATTAGCAAAACGAGTCGACTATTTTGATAAACATGGCTGCAGAAGTTCCGACCATGGCATTAATGTTTTATATTATGAAAAAGCATCAAAAGCTGAAGTAGCTTCCATTTTTGCGAAACGCTTAAAAGGAGAAGAGCTTCCTACTAAAGAAGTGGATCAATTTAAAACATATACATTGCTTACACTCGGGGAATTATACGCGGATAAAGGGTGGGCCATGCAACTTCATATTAGCCCGCTTCGAAATAATAATACGAAGATGTTTAAAAAACTTGGAGCTGACAGTGGTTTCGATTCCATTAATGACCCACAGATTGCTGAAAAATTAGCAGCATTACTGGATGCATTGGAAGAAAGAGATAAACTTCCAAAAACCATTTTGTATAGTCTAAACGCGAATGATTATGATGTGCTCGCTGCGATGGCAGGAAATTATCAAAACGCTGAAATCCCCGGAAAGGTTCAGTTTGGAACTGCATGGTGGTTTAATGATACAATAGATGGCATGGAGAACCAAATGAAGACATTAGCAAATATCGGGCTAATCCGTCATTTTATTGGAATGCTGACGGATTCGAGAAGTTTCCTGTCATTCTCACGTCATGAATATTTCAGAAGAATCTTATGTAATTTGCTGGGATCCTGGGTGGAAGAAGGAAAAGTACCAAAAGATATGGGACTACTTGAGAAGTACGTTCGCGGAATTTGTTACGAAAATGCAAAGCGGTATTTTTCTCTCTAA
- the ytzI gene encoding YtzI protein: protein MGDYLLVGIISIIAVVGVLLLSLLTLSKGYAYKHSIDPHPDEEQSEESQEERGNSG from the coding sequence ATGGGAGATTATTTACTTGTTGGGATTATTTCCATTATTGCTGTAGTAGGAGTCCTGTTGTTGTCACTATTGACGCTGTCCAAGGGATATGCGTATAAGCATTCGATTGATCCTCATCCGGATGAAGAGCAATCAGAAGAATCACAAGAGGAAAGGGGCAATTCAGGTTGA